The Apostichopus japonicus isolate 1M-3 chromosome 12, ASM3797524v1, whole genome shotgun sequence sequence TTGCCCACAAAAACAGCTGTGGTGGTCACTttgctatctgaatgcaaaagCTCCTAAGAACTTTCAGAAAGcttcagaaaccaaacactgTATTCTGTAATACTGTATAATCACTAAATTGAAATGATCAATGATTGGATCAATGTGGAACTGCTACAATTGggttttctttgttgtgagtatccttttgtttctgaaatctTCTGAAATTTCTGAATAACTAAGTTGATTTCATGTTaatgtttcacttttgatttaaaAGTCACTGAGGCTCCAAtggctccatgatgtaataattcaaccGTAGTAAGAAAACCCTCTAGTGAAGATGATGACAGAGACTGTACTGGATGGAGGAGATCAGGGGCCTGTTTCACTAAACTCGACTTACGCACACAGGACTTAGTGCTCCGCGGACTCGACTTACACTAAGATGCGTCTTAGTAAAGTACTGTTTGGATCTCGGTTTCACAAAACTGTTCTTCACTAAGACGCGTCTTAAGATGcgtacattttatttttgttgacatGAACGAGgctgtgacctttgaccgcgAAAAGTTTTAACAGTTCATCGCACGAACGAACTTTACAATTGCAAGAATGGGAAAGGTAAATACCAAGTAAAATGCCTTTTATAATCACAATTTTTGGCCAAAActtatgtaatatttatatgttGACGTCAAATAGACGGAGAGTTTTCTCATGAAGTTATCGAGACATAAAGTTGTCTCCTTCGTTGTTATTAATAAGCTACAGTGCAGACGTAATGGGACCAAATTGCCTAGTAACCATATTTAGCACTTGTTTAACCGTAATTCAAGCATAGGCCAAGTGTTAGCAATTATCAGTATAACTAGTAttaggcctagactaggccAACAAAGTACTATGCTTATGTTTTCCAAATCCGAGTCAGGAAGCCGCCAACGCTGATCGCGAGGAACCCACACTACAGTCCTCTTGAAGGGCTAAGGTAGTATGTGCTAGCATTACAGTCGTAAGGTAGATCCTGACATGTTTCAAGTTACTACTGATACTATACTAGCCTACGTAGGCTTAGTTATACTGCTAGTgctatatagcctacatgctaCAACTTTACAAAGCCAAAAGCTAGTCTATGGACCTAGGCTTATTTAGGCTATCGCATCAGTGCTCAAGTGGCTACTGTGAATGCGATGTGGGCCTAGTAGTAGCCTAGACCTACTAACCTTTTGTAACCTCATGTATACCTAGCCTATATACATGAATGCAGTATTAGTATTAGGCTTGTACAGAGTGGGCTGTTGAACGTGTATGTCAGTCCCATAAGAAATAAGGTCTAACCTAGTTGGATAGACCTAACCTGACATTAACAATTATACTAACATTACACCGCTACTCACTGTGCTAGTACTAGGACTAAGATGTCGTATGTCAGTATTACAGTGAGTGTTCAAGTCAGAAGAGCACTCATTGTATCTTATTGCCCtaattttcacaaacaaataTTCCTCTTCAGGAAAAGCGAAAACGGTGCCCAGATTTCTCGGAGGTAGAAACACTCACTTTAGTGGAGTTTGTCGCCACTCACAAGGCACTGCTCTTTGGCACTGGAGGGAAGGGGTGCAGTAAAGAAGAGAAGATGAAGGAAAGGTTTGTGAATTCCACAGCAATCATTGTGtgttcaaattgtctgtatgtttgtttgttttgttttgcagctACAGCTAAGAGATTCCACTACACAAGACTTGCTTTTACAATATCCTGAGTAAATCCtaatttttgttattaaaatatcatttgaaatgTCAGAAACCATAAATTATCACTTGATTGATTGAATTCAAAAGTTGTCATATTACTGTTCTTGAGTTATATCTAGAGCAGATCCTGTTTTCCTTGGCTTTTTAATGGATGCCCAggtttgaaatttatattttattatggaGCGGCCttctgttatcatgttgtttATATCAGTGTtgggttcctttttttttggtgctgGTGCTATTGGATGAAATATGAAcatgtatttaatttgtttaaccTTGATCATACTCAACAGAAACTGGAAGAAGGCAGCAGCGGTCCTTCAAACAGTTGGTGGACCAGTACGGGAGTGGACTATGGTCCGAAAGAAATGGAGAGACTTGGCTTCCAAGGCCAAAGCCTACAAAGCCCCCAAGACAGGTCAGATTATATGACATGTTAAAGTACACAGGACAAACCTCGCTCCCAATAataatgttgcagtttctgaaTGCAGTATGCTGCAACAATTAAAGGGGAGGCTGGGGGGCAAGGGTTGTCGATTGCTAGCTACTGCCTATATGTCCAATCACTTCTGTTGAGGAATGTAGATTCCAATTTTAGAGGTTTGCAAGAGGGAGCCTCTAAATTAAAGGACGGCGAGATGACGCCATAAGCACTGTATGATACAACTATTGATGTTTTCTCCTCAACAAAATGGGTGATTCTTCCATGACAGGGGCCAGCGTTTTCTGACAGAGGGccatagcaataataataacttcATAAAATCAACGTACTTTGAGAAGTAAAactgatatattattatattgttattgtaGGTGGTGGTCCCCCAGTGATGGAAGATCCTCTCTATGAGAAAGTTCTGGGGGTGCTAGCCAAAGAGGTGGTTTGCGGCATATTGTCTGAGGATGATATGGCAAGCTCACAGGTAATGAACATTAGCCTACATTATATTAACCTTATATG is a genomic window containing:
- the LOC139977762 gene encoding uncharacterized protein — translated: MGKEKRKRCPDFSEVETLTLVEFVATHKALLFGTGGKGCSKEEKMKERNWKKAAAVLQTVGGPVREWTMVRKKWRDLASKAKAYKAPKTGGGPPVMEDPLYEKVLGVLAKEVVCGILSEDDMASSQETICSDESEYASKPTPSVPSPVEPLQPQMSFQTRPAAVRQCQIQEELLAIQRAKLAAKKEQTIVLRSILDVLHEICKDKSACLVDMLNNMQDI